One window of uncultured Trichococcus sp. genomic DNA carries:
- a CDS encoding Hsp20/alpha crystallin family protein, with translation MSRLFPAYFRSPLFKEPFFDDPDFFEGIEYPSTDIKESDESYSVIADLPGMTKENIEVTFQDNVLTIEAKHEVSTEEKDDEKKYIRRERSSKHYKRQYVLKNVKKDAVSAAYENGVLTVTLGKETKEFVPAVHKIEIK, from the coding sequence ATGAGCAGATTATTTCCAGCCTATTTCAGATCCCCTCTTTTCAAAGAACCGTTTTTTGATGACCCTGACTTCTTTGAAGGCATTGAATACCCTAGTACAGACATCAAAGAATCAGACGAAAGTTACAGCGTAATTGCAGATTTGCCGGGGATGACCAAAGAAAATATTGAAGTCACTTTCCAAGACAACGTTCTTACTATCGAAGCGAAACACGAAGTATCCACAGAAGAAAAAGACGACGAAAAGAAATACATTCGCCGGGAGCGTTCAAGCAAACATTACAAACGTCAATATGTTTTGAAAAACGTCAAAAAGGATGCTGTGTCTGCCGCTTATGAGAATGGCGTTTTAACCGTCACTCTAGGAAAAGAAACAAAAGAATTCGTACCTGCTGTCCATAAAATCGAAATTAAATAA